The genomic region AGCGGCTGCGCATACACGCCGAAGGCAACTCGCCGCACCGTCGGGACCGTGGTTCGATGACCGTTCGCGCGACCGCGCTCGACACCGTCCGCAATGTCTACACGCCCGAAGGCGTGGCCCTGCGCCTGCCGGCGGCGGGGCCGGTGCCGCGTTCGATCGCCTGGCTGATCGACACCGCGATCCGCTGGGGCATCCTGCTGGTGACCTCGCTGGTGGTCAGTCTGATCGGCAAGGCCGGCTACGGCATCTATCTGCTCGTGTATTTCATAGTGTTCTGGGGATATCCGATTCTCTGCGAAGTGCTGTTCGACGGACAGACGCCGGGCAAGCGCGCGCTGGAGCTGCGGGTGGTTGCCGATGACGGCGCGCCGGTGGGTTGGCTGGCGTCGATCACCCGCAATCTGCTGCGCACCGTCGACTTTCTGCCGGTGGGCTACGGCGTGGGCCTGGTCGCGGGGTTCGTCGATCCGTGGGGTCGGCGGCTCGGCGATATGGTCGCCAAGACCATGGTGATCCATGCGCCGCGCGACCGGCAGAGCCTGCGACCGCCGGTGGAGGGCGCGCAGGCGCCGCTGAAGCCGCTGCAGCAGCAGGAACAGGCGGCGGTGATCGCGTTCTCCGAGCGTGCGCCGCAACTCACCCAGGAGCGCCGCGCGGAGCTGGCCGACATCGCCGCGCCGGTGGTCGGCGTGGGCGGCGCGCTGGGCGTGCTGCGGCTGCAGGCGGTCGCCAATTGGCTGCTGGGGCGGCAATGAATCGCACGTCCGCATCCAGCATGAAGCAGGCGGTGATGAAGCAGGAGGCGTTCGTCGCCCGGCACGCCGCCGAATGGACCGAATTCGAGGCCTGGCTGGTCGCGCGCGGCGACAGCCCGCGCGAGGCGCGCCTGAAGCAGGCCCAGTGGCATGGACTGCGCGACGAGGACGTGCCGGCACGGTATCGCCGGCTTTGCCAGCAATTGGCGCTGGCGCGCAGCCGCGGCTACAGCCCGCAGGTGGTGGAACGCCTGCAGGCGCTGACCCAGCGCGGCCACGCGGTGTTCTATCGCGCGCCGCCGCCGCAGTGGCGCCGCGCGCTGGAATTCTTCCTCGCCGATTTTCCGCGCCTGGTGCGCGCGCAGCGCGGCTGCCTGCTGGCCGCGCTGC from Lysobacter sp. harbors:
- a CDS encoding RDD family protein, which produces MTVRATALDTVRNVYTPEGVALRLPAAGPVPRSIAWLIDTAIRWGILLVTSLVVSLIGKAGYGIYLLVYFIVFWGYPILCEVLFDGQTPGKRALELRVVADDGAPVGWLASITRNLLRTVDFLPVGYGVGLVAGFVDPWGRRLGDMVAKTMVIHAPRDRQSLRPPVEGAQAPLKPLQQQEQAAVIAFSERAPQLTQERRAELADIAAPVVGVGGALGVLRLQAVANWLLGRQ